The genomic DNA CGACGCCCACCGTCACCGTCACCGTCCCCCCGGGCGGGGAGGGCGAGGCGGACGGCGGCGCGGCCGAGGGCGAGGCGGACGCCGGGGCCGGCGCCGGAGCCGGTGAGGACCCGGCGGCAGATCCCGCCGCCGGGGCCCCCGCAGCCGGAGAGGACGTGAACTGACCGCATGAGGCACGTGAACCGCGTCCTGCTCTGCGCCTCGCTGCTGGTGACCGCCCTCGTCTTCCAGGTCACCGTGCTCGCCCGGCTCCATCTGCCCGGTGCCGTACCCGATCTGACGCTCCTCGTCGTCCTCGCCCTCGCGATGGTCTACGGGCACGTCGGCGGCGCCCTCGTCGGCTTCACCGCCGGCCTGCTCGCCGACATCGCGCCGCCCGCCGACCACGCCGTGGGCCGCTACGCCCTCGTGCTCGCCGTCATCGGCTACCTCGCCGGGCTCGTCAAGCCGGAGACCGGCCAGGTGCGCACCGCCGCGGGCCCGATGATGGTCGTCGGCTGCGCCGCCGTCGGCTCCACGCTGCTGTACGCGGGCGTCGGCGCCCTCGTCGGCGAGGGCTCGGTGCGCGGCGTGGGCCTGGGCAGCCTGGTCTTCACCGCCGCGATCTACGACCTGCTGCTCGCCCCGTTCACCGTGCCGCTGGTGATGGCGCTGGCCCGCAAGGCCGACCGGGA from Streptomyces sp. CMB-StM0423 includes the following:
- the mreD gene encoding rod shape-determining protein MreD — its product is MRHVNRVLLCASLLVTALVFQVTVLARLHLPGAVPDLTLLVVLALAMVYGHVGGALVGFTAGLLADIAPPADHAVGRYALVLAVIGYLAGLVKPETGQVRTAAGPMMVVGCAAVGSTLLYAGVGALVGEGSVRGVGLGSLVFTAAIYDLLLAPFTVPLVMALARKADRDTTAEAAETAAGGSAAGDSSYRWLAGGTASRTAVKRARSYGRGGIGRQRGNLFGPKSKSAKATRIKGVKRL